AGTTGGCTTGACAATAAGGACTGGGGATTGGGGACTGGGGACTGGGGATTGGGGATTGGGGATTGGGGACTGGGGATTGGGGATTGGGGATTGGGGATTGGGGATTCTTTCAAATGTGCAATCTCACACTCACTTGAAAATAAGACCCCATCCCTAGTCCCGCGATTTCAAAGTCTTATACAATACCACTAAAACGCTGACACATGTAGGAGCGAGTGGGGGCACGGCAATGCCGTGCCCCGGAAGCTGGTATCATATCGTGTGGATTTAGGGGTATCTAAAAATTTATCCGGCTAAACAAATAGTTTGAAAACACGCCCTAGTCCTTCCACCACGAGATGGAGGGGAATAAGAAGTTTTTCATGTGTCCTGGTGTAAGTTGGGAATGACGGCTACTTAATCTTGCTCTTTGTGTCTTGGTGGTTTAAATTTTGAACCTGTAACTGAACTGTATTGGCAAATAAAATAACAAATTTATCGATATTGAGTATCAATTTGTCCTAGAAAATCAGCCGGAAATATTGTAAAAGAACGAAGTAAGTTCCCTAAAGAACGGTCAGGGGTTTTATGAGTAAGCGTGACAATCCGGCAGTATTAGTTTTAACTCTGATAGCGACTTTTGGTGTGAGTGTGGCTGGTATTTGGTGGGCACACCAATTTGGGTTGGGATTAAATTCTGGTGTAGAAAATGATTCGGAATTTGAAACGGTATATACATCGACACCAGAACCTGTGAGTAAATTGCCAAACAAGAATACATTACCTCCCACTCCGATTACCAAACAACTGAAAACCGCAAATGATATTGGTAAATACCAGGTGAAAGGGCTGGTAAAATTTCCAAATGACTCTACTCAAATCCCTGATGAAGGTGTACAAATGCTGAATAAATTGGCTGAAAAAATTGCTGAATTTGATCCGCAAACTGTCGCTATTCGGGTGATTTCAAATTTTGGTGATTCTGAATCATATCAGAGTCTTGGACAAGAACGGGGAGAGGAAGTAGCTGGCTATCTGCGCGATCGCGGCTTGAAACACAAAATTGTGATTTCCCGCAAACGTGCTAAACCAACGCCTGATAACTTTTCACCGCCAGACCAACCCAATCCACCTGTAGAAATTCAGTTGTATGGCATTCAATAGCTTACAGCAATTTTCACTCATTTGAACCACAGATCTTCGTAGGGGCGCAAGGCCTTGCGCCCCTACCCTGTGGTCTATTTACCTGAAAATGGCTGTAACTGATATTTTGCGCCATTCTTAATAACCGTAGGGTGGGCAATGCCCACCAACATAAATATAAAGGTTTCAGGCAATGGCTACAAATTGGCGATTTTTTGAATTTTCAGTCCCTAAGAACGTCGGACATTTAAACAACACCATTCTTTGCGTTTCCATAAGGTAGCAACCACCCAGCCATTTTGCTCTAACGCATCAGCTACAGCTTTGGATTGTTCTAGTAAAATACCACTGAAGATGCCCCAAGTACTGGGTTTAACGATCGCAGTCATTTGGGGGACTAATTCTATAATCACATCCGCCAAAATATTGCAGACGATCCCATCTAATGGTTTTTCTACCAGTTTCCGCAAAATGTCTACACTCCCCTCAGCTGGTACTACGCGTTCTGGGCTAATGCTATTGAGTGCGCGATTGCTAAAGGTTGATTGTACTGCTAAGGGGTCAGTATCGACTGCATAGACTTTCTCTGCTCCCAGTAGCACGGCTCCTATGGAAAGGATACCAGAACCACAGCCAATATCCGCAATTACCACATGCTCCTGGTTGTTAGCTGAACCGATAAAAGATTGAGGTACTTGACTCAGGCGCATTTCCAGCGATTCTAAGCATAGCTGGGTTGTGGCATGGTTTCCTGTACCAAATGCTACTCCTGGGTCAAGGAGAATCACCAATCTTTCGGTTGTTTCTGGTAATGGTAGCCATGCGGGATTGATCAGGAAGCGATCGCCGATTTCCTCTGGTTTCCAATATTGCTTCCAGCTAGTCGCCCAATCTTCTTCGTCAATTAATTTCCAATGCAAGGAAGGCGCCGATAGTCCTACACAAAGAGCATCTTGACGTAGCCACAGTGATAAAGCTGCCAAATCTAGTAGCTGTGCTTGAAATTTTGGCACATAACCCCTGACCAGAGCAGAATTTCCTTGATTTTCACTTGCTGTGCCACGACAGCCAAAATTTTCCAGTCGCCAAAAGATAGAATCTTCTTGGTCTGGTTCACATAAAATTTGTAGTTCCCACCAAGTATTTGCCACAGTTAGGAGTTAGTTAGGAGTTGGGAGTTGGGAGTTAGGAGCTAGGAGTTGGGAGTTGGGAGTTAAAAATTAAAAATTCCTCACTCATCACTGATAACTCCTCACTCCTAACTATTTACAAAGTAACGGTATAAGCGTCTCGAATCCCTGGGACTTTGATAATCTCAGTTAAAATGCCCTCTGGTAAGGGGTCATCGATGCTGAGAGCCATTACGGCATCACCACGGACGATTTTACGCCCTACCTGCATACTGGCAATATTGACATTAAAACTGCCGAGTAGGGAACCGAGTTTACCGATGATCCCTGGCATATCGCGGTGCAGGGTGAATAGCATATATTTACTGGGAGGGACGTTAACTGGGAAACCGTCAACGTCTGTAAGGTGGATTTCTTTTTCACCTAACAACGCGCCGGTGACGGAATGAGTCCCTAAAGTTCCTGTGGCTTCGAGATGGAGGGAACCGGCATAATCGCGCACGGATGCATCTCGTGTTTCAATCACCCTAATTCCGCGTTCTTTGGCTTCAATGGTGGCATTGACGTAATTTACCCGTTC
The Gloeotrichia echinulata CP02 DNA segment above includes these coding regions:
- the prmA gene encoding 50S ribosomal protein L11 methyltransferase, which encodes MANTWWELQILCEPDQEDSIFWRLENFGCRGTASENQGNSALVRGYVPKFQAQLLDLAALSLWLRQDALCVGLSAPSLHWKLIDEEDWATSWKQYWKPEEIGDRFLINPAWLPLPETTERLVILLDPGVAFGTGNHATTQLCLESLEMRLSQVPQSFIGSANNQEHVVIADIGCGSGILSIGAVLLGAEKVYAVDTDPLAVQSTFSNRALNSISPERVVPAEGSVDILRKLVEKPLDGIVCNILADVIIELVPQMTAIVKPSTWGIFSGILLEQSKAVADALEQNGWVVATLWKRKEWCCLNVRRS